A genome region from Setaria italica strain Yugu1 chromosome III, Setaria_italica_v2.0, whole genome shotgun sequence includes the following:
- the LOC101768644 gene encoding cytosolic endo-beta-N-acetylglucosaminidase 1 — translation MPFSPRRRLRRLARSLRAMYPSAAAPDADATAGDERRAWEPPFDASAPAPPMSYPITDLAALASRAYLSAAANFHLPFNMASVPGSGDPLPARRRVLVCHDMEGGYRDDAAAQGGGNPDAYALWHWHLIDVFVYFSHYLVTLPPPCWTNAAHLHGVKVLGTFITEWDKGAEVCKEMLATEASAQMYAERLTELAAALGFDGWLINIEVKLDVQFIDNLKEFVNHLTKTMHAAVPGSLVIWYDAITVKGDLDWQNKLNKYNKPFFDLCDGLFANYTWKKKDPEDSAAVAGDRKYDVYMGIDVFGRNTFGGGQWTTNVALDLLKKVDVSTAIFAPGWVYETKQPPDFESAQNRWWGLVEKSWGVLRRYPKQLPFYTYFDQGHGYQVSIKGHQVSSDPWNNISSQSFQPMLKYTGDQAQLQAFINFKDEPYSGGNCLTVKGSLRQNIIFSEQLFNGGLGMEDGSIHLFYSVRADAGSALGLSLNLSSNKQSTSILVAEDIASFITKKQNHKYGSYVKADEVEPHAPDNQGWVLYEATLQSSSGYKLTGINVVCTLKIAGEMSPETEEDMISEANANGSSPYHVSLGHISIQKTDANTEFPPAGSWVTEGEHISWSNSSDTTKRVSLKLSWKLNTLDQPSFRQYNIYVEKSTADPNIKASRSYLGVASVDAFYVSGLEVPSEVTDLKFIIQACAHDGSWQELEKCPKFLLVPVHSEL, via the exons ATGCccttctccccgcgccgccgcctccgccgcctcgcccgcagCCTCCGAGCCATGTACCCCTCCGCCGCAGCGCCAGATGCCGACGCCACCGCGGGCGACGAGCGCCGCGCGTGGGAGCCGCCCTTCGacgcctccgcgccggcgccgcccatgTCCTACCCAATCACggacctcgccgcgctcgcgtCGCGCGCCtacctctccgccgccgccaacttCCACCTCCCCTTCAACATGGCCtccgtccctgggtccggggaTCCGCTCCCTGCACGCCGGCGCGTCCTGGTGTGCCACGACATGGAGGGCGGCTAccgcgacgacgcggcggcgcagggcgggGGCAACCCGGACGCCTACGCGCTCTGGCACTGGCACCTCATCGACGTCTTCGTCTACTTCTCGCACTACCTCGTCACCCTCCCGCCGCCCTGCTGGACCAACGCCGCCCACCTACACGGCGTCAAG GTGTTGGGAACGTTCATCACGGAGTGGGATAAAGGTGCGGAAGTTTGCAAGGAGATGCTTGCCACGGAGGCTTCTGCCCAGATGTATGCCGAGAGGCTTACGGAGCTGGCTGCTGCCTTGGGCTTCGATGGCTGGCTG ATAAACATTGAGGTTAAACTTGACGTTCAGTTCATCGATAACCTGAAAGAGTTCGTCAATCATCTAACCAAGACGATGCATGCTGCCGTTCCTGGATCTTTGGTCATATG GTATGATGCAATCACTGTTAAAGGTGACCTCGACTGGCAGAATAAGCTCAACAAGTATAACAAGCCATTCTTTGATTTATGTGACGGGTTGTTTGCCAACTATACTTGGAAG AAAAAAGACCCGGAAGATTCAGCTGCAGTTGCTGGAGACAGGAAATATGATGTCTACATGGGTATTGATGTTTTTGGACGAAATACTTTCGGTGGTGGTCAATGGACT ACAAATGTTGCCCTTGATCTACTTAAGAAAGTTGATGTCTCAACTGCCATATTTGCTCCTGGATGGGTATATGAAACTAAACAACCCCCAGACTTTGAGAGTGCACAAAATCG TTGGTGGGGCCTTGTTGAAAAATCATGGGGAGTTCTTCGGAGGTATCCAAAACAGTTGCCGTTTTACACATATTTTGATCAG GGTCATGGCTATCAGGTGTCTATTAAAGGGCACCAAGTCTCCAGTGATCCATGGAACAATATTTCTTCCCAAAGTTTTCAG CCTATGCTTAAGTACACCGGAGATCAAGCTCAACTGCAAGCCTTTATAAA TTTCAAGGATGAACCATACAGTGGAGGGAATTGCTTGACAGTCAAAGGAAGCCTCCGGCAGAACATTATTTTCTCAGAGCAGCTTTTTAATGGAGGACTTGGAATGGAAGATGGATCTATTCATCTATTTTATTCG GTAAGAGCCGATGCAGGCTCTGCGTTAGGATTGTCCCTGAACTTGTCTTCAAACAAGCAGAGTACTTCAATTCTTGTTGCAGAGGACATAGCATCATTCATCACAAAGAAACAAAATCACAAGTATGGCTCGTATGTTAAAGCTGATGAGGTGGAGCCACATGCTCCAGATAACCAAGGTTGGGTCCTCTACGAAGCAACTCTTCAGTCCAGTTCCGGCTACAAATTAACTGGAATCAACGTTGTTTGCACATTGAAAATAGCTGGCGAAATGAGTCCAGAAACAGAGGAGGATATGATCTCGGAAGCAAATGCAAATGGATCATCACCGTATCACGTGTCACTTGGTCACATAAGTATTCAAAAGACTGATGCAAACACAGAGTTCCCTCCAGCAGGATCATGGGTAACTGAAGGCGAGCACATCTCATGGTCCAACAGTTCTGACACAACAAAACGTGTGAGTCTGAAACTCAGCTGGAAGTTGAATACCCTTGATCAACCATCATTCAGGCAGTACAACATCTACGTTGAGAAGTCAACGGCAGATCCAAACATCAAGGCTTCCAGAAGCTATCTTGGAGTTGCTAGTGTTGACGCCTTCTATGTCTCGGGCCTAGAGGTTCCCAGCGAAGTCACTGATCTTAAATTCATTATTCAAGCGTGTGCACACGATGGAAGCTGGCAAGAACTTGAGAAATGCCCAAAGTTCCTTTTAGTTCCAGTTCATTCCGAGCTGTAA